The uncultured Carboxylicivirga sp. genomic interval CCTGTTCTATCAGTTTCTCGTCGAGGTTAAATTGTAAATCATCGCTGCAGATGGTTTCAATGGTTAATCCTCGTTCCATTATTTGGGAATGAAAAAGTACTTCAACCCGATGCAATAACTGACAAATTTGAGTAGAAGTAATTTTGGCTGAATGTAGTCCGGCAATGCTTCGGTAGTTTTCAACAAAACGCGTGAGTCCTTTACTGCGCGAGTGAATTACATCCAGCGCTTCGAACCAGTCGGTTTTTTCTTCATCGGAGCAAGTATTTAAATCATCCAAACGCTGCTTTAAGCTTGCCGATAAAATATTAACAGGACTTAAGGAATTCATTACCTCATGGGTTAAAACACGAATCAACTTTTGCCAGCTTTCCATCTCTTTTTGCTGAATCTCACGATGAATATCGCGGAAAGCAAACAAACGCAATTCGGTTTGATCCTGCATCATCATTACCGAGGTAACCGTTACCTGCCTGATTTGATTGTTAACAACAAATTCAATCAGTTGCTGATCGTCAGGTTTAAGTTGGAGCAGTTCGCCCGAAAGGTTATTTTTGAACTGATTCAACTTATCAATGCGATGGATGTAATCAAAGTTAAAAAGCTTTAGCAAGGCCTTGTTGCTCATTAGCACATCACCTCGTTGATTGGCTACCATTACGGCTACATCAATATTTTTCAAAGCATTTTCGAAGAACAGATATTCTTTTTCCTTATCCATTTTTAGCTGACGAAACACAGCTACTACCTTATTAAACGATTGAAATAAGTCTTGAAACGAAGCATCCTTATCGTTTGTTTTAAAGCTGATGGTAGTGTCGCCAAAACCAAACGATTCGATAAAATGTGACAGCTCGCGGTTGGTCTTCCGAACGGTTGTAATCAGTTTCCATATTTGCAGAACGTATATGATGGCCAGTAAATAGCCAATTGTTGGAAATATTTCGGTGGAAGTAAGCACATAGATCAATACAGGTGTGCATGCCAGTAAAACCGACTGAATTATAACCGAGAATGTAAAATGCCTAAAGGTCATATTTCTTAATTTTATCGTACAATGTTGAACGATTAATACCCAGTTTTTTGGCGGCCTTACTCATATTACCTTTGCAGTTTCTAATGGCTTTTTCAATTAGCAATTTTTCATGGTCGATGAGGTTAAAGTGGTTTTCGTCTAGTGCTTTATTGTTATTGACACTTAAGAAAAGATCATCTTTATCGATGGTGGTATCATCAGCTAAAATAACAGCTTTCTCAATTATATGCTGTAACTCACGGATATTTCCCGGCCAGGACTGATCCTGCATTAGTTCAATGGCATCAGCAGTAAAACTCATTTTGCCTTTTTTGTATTTGTCCGACTGCTTATTCAAAAAGAAATGTGCCAGTCCGGGAATGTCTTCTTTTCTGTTCCGTAATGAAGGTAGTTCAATGGAGATCGTGTTGATGCGATAGAGTAAATCTTCGCGGAAACTACCTTCGGCAACCATTTTTTCAAGCGGCATATTGGTAGCACAAATCAATCGGATATCAACTTTGATGGGATGAGTTCCTCCAACCGGAGTGATTTCTCTGTTTTGCAAAGCAGCTAATAGCTTGGCTTGTGCCGCCAATGATAAGTTACCAATCTCGTCGAGGAAGAGTGTACCGCCCGAAGCCAGTTCAAACCGCCCTGTTCTATCTTCTTTAGCATCGGTAAAAGCTCCTTTTTTATGCCCGAATAGCTCACTCTCAAAAAGGTTCTCATGAATGGCGCCCAAATCAACTGCAACAAATATCTCTTCTCTTCTATTGGAAAGATGATGAATATGGCGGGCCATCACTTCTTTTCCTGTTCCGTTTT includes:
- a CDS encoding ATP-binding protein → MTFRHFTFSVIIQSVLLACTPVLIYVLTSTEIFPTIGYLLAIIYVLQIWKLITTVRKTNRELSHFIESFGFGDTTISFKTNDKDASFQDLFQSFNKVVAVFRQLKMDKEKEYLFFENALKNIDVAVMVANQRGDVLMSNKALLKLFNFDYIHRIDKLNQFKNNLSGELLQLKPDDQQLIEFVVNNQIRQVTVTSVMMMQDQTELRLFAFRDIHREIQQKEMESWQKLIRVLTHEVMNSLSPVNILSASLKQRLDDLNTCSDEEKTDWFEALDVIHSRSKGLTRFVENYRSIAGLHSAKITSTQICQLLHRVEVLFHSQIMERGLTIETICSDDLQFNLDEKLIEQVIINLFKNSLEAVNDQTGMIQLKAEKNNRQLLISIEDNGVGIPQSEIDKVCIPFYTTRENGNGIGLALTQQVMRLHNGEIKIQSKQGEGTKISLLF
- a CDS encoding sigma-54 dependent transcriptional regulator, whose protein sequence is MPKKEGSILIVDDNKDLLLALKLYLNPHFEKIVTEHNPNRIKEHLSKHAFDIVLLDMNFKTGINNGNEGLFWMNEIKQTDTDIAVVFITGYSDVELAVRTIKKGAADFIEKSWDERKILSTLLSVYQLQKSKKSITQLKKKQQHLKECINDQQDVFIGNSEAIQQITKVVQKVAPTDVNVLILGENGTGKEVMARHIHHLSNRREEIFVAVDLGAIHENLFESELFGHKKGAFTDAKEDRTGRFELASGGTLFLDEIGNLSLAAQAKLLAALQNREITPVGGTHPIKVDIRLICATNMPLEKMVAEGSFREDLLYRINTISIELPSLRNRKEDIPGLAHFFLNKQSDKYKKGKMSFTADAIELMQDQSWPGNIRELQHIIEKAVILADDTTIDKDDLFLSVNNNKALDENHFNLIDHEKLLIEKAIRNCKGNMSKAAKKLGINRSTLYDKIKKYDL